The Bacteroidota bacterium genome contains a region encoding:
- a CDS encoding RidA family protein produces MKKIINTVHAPAPIGPYNQAVLANGTLYISGQIALDPANGGLIHSDIVAETHQVMKNLQAILEAAGMNFSNVVKSSIFLLDMNNFAKVNEVYGAYFSADFPARETVQVSCLPKQVNVEISMIAN; encoded by the coding sequence ATGAAGAAAATTATTAATACCGTTCATGCTCCGGCTCCTATAGGCCCCTATAATCAAGCGGTGTTGGCAAATGGAACACTTTATATTTCCGGTCAAATTGCGCTAGATCCGGCAAACGGAGGTTTAATACATTCAGATATTGTTGCCGAAACACATCAAGTAATGAAGAATCTTCAGGCAATACTTGAAGCCGCAGGAATGAACTTTTCGAATGTGGTAAAAAGCTCCATATTTTTGCTTGATATGAATAATTTTGCAAAAGTGAATGAAGTTTATGGTGCTTATTTTAGTGCCGATTTTCCTGCTCGAGAAACTGTTCAGGTAAGTTGCTTACCCAAACAAGTGAATGTGGAAATATCAATGATTGCGAATTAA
- a CDS encoding glycosyltransferase → MKTFFLLTNVVDYSFKYTEVLQLAKKYEKVILIDFVKTEMQLPSNVTEWTMNSDQYNGWKILARNTGLFFSVLFSDLFFRSFNWAYYKNTRKNISFLLNCMYHAEQLSARIKKEKINPDNSIFLSFWLNNWSISLGILKKQNFIPDYYARAHGFDVFEYRVPQSGRLPYRRFELQTVKKVYSVSKNGEAYLKENYPEFASKIFCNYLGTENGGESIFKPDEIFTLVSCASTRGIKRIYMIPEILKRCNFPVRWIHLGDENLNSNDPTVPIHIKNKEELKQYPLVQFEFKGHMETAEIVDFYRNNSVNIFISVSETEGLPVSIMEAISFGIPVIATDVGGCREIVTDQTGILIPRDFNVENVAKQLESFRKSKQNTAEFRKGVRAFWAQYFEVTKNYQEFFSEFEKK, encoded by the coding sequence TTGAAAACTTTTTTTCTGCTCACCAATGTCGTCGATTATTCCTTTAAATATACAGAAGTTTTACAATTAGCAAAAAAATATGAAAAAGTAATTCTAATTGACTTCGTTAAAACGGAGATGCAGCTTCCTTCAAATGTTACGGAGTGGACAATGAACTCCGATCAATACAACGGCTGGAAAATATTAGCGCGAAATACGGGACTCTTCTTTTCGGTATTATTTAGCGACCTGTTTTTTAGAAGTTTTAATTGGGCCTATTATAAAAATACACGTAAAAATATTAGCTTTTTACTTAATTGTATGTATCACGCAGAGCAGCTTTCTGCGCGCATTAAGAAAGAAAAAATAAATCCCGATAATTCCATTTTTCTCTCTTTTTGGTTAAACAATTGGTCGATTTCATTGGGGATTTTAAAAAAACAAAATTTTATTCCCGATTATTATGCTCGTGCGCATGGCTTTGATGTTTTCGAATACAGAGTGCCGCAAAGTGGAAGACTTCCTTATCGGAGATTTGAATTACAAACCGTTAAAAAAGTATACTCGGTTTCAAAAAATGGTGAGGCTTACCTCAAAGAAAACTATCCTGAATTCGCTTCCAAAATTTTTTGTAATTACCTTGGTACAGAAAACGGTGGCGAAAGTATTTTTAAACCCGACGAAATTTTTACCCTTGTAAGTTGTGCCAGTACGCGGGGCATTAAGCGCATTTACATGATTCCCGAAATTCTTAAAAGATGCAATTTTCCCGTTCGCTGGATACACTTAGGAGATGAAAATTTAAATTCAAACGACCCGACCGTTCCCATACACATTAAAAATAAAGAAGAATTAAAGCAGTATCCTCTTGTACAATTCGAGTTTAAAGGGCACATGGAAACAGCCGAAATTGTTGACTTTTACAGAAATAACAGTGTAAATATTTTTATCTCGGTGAGCGAAACCGAAGGCTTGCCGGTTTCAATAATGGAAGCTATAAGCTTTGGTATTCCGGTTATTGCTACCGATGTGGGCGGCTGCCGCGAAATTGTTACCGATCAAACCGGTATCCTTATACCGCGCGATTTTAATGTTGAAAATGTCGCCAAGCAATTGGAATCCTTCCGAAAATCAAAACAAAACACTGCCGAATTTAGAAAAGGCGTGCGTGCATTTTGGGCACAATACTTTGAGGTAACTAAAAACTACCAAGAGTTTTTTTCTGAATTCGAAAAAAAATAA